A stretch of Antennarius striatus isolate MH-2024 chromosome 6, ASM4005453v1, whole genome shotgun sequence DNA encodes these proteins:
- the rhbdd1 gene encoding rhomboid-related protein 4 produces MRNRQRGSLGLMLLASQLFQVGLDNIPPVTLAVLGLNVYLYLFPAAPLMQACVSVQQAYWLKDWRRLLLSPLHHADDWHLYFNMVSFLWKGIKLERRLGGAWFAYMLSVFSLLTGVVYLLLEAALTELTEDQSYSMTCAVGFSGVLFALKVVNNHYHPGGMTYISGIPVANKYASWVELVLIHITAPGTSFIGHLAGILVGLLYTAGPLKAVMKKCAGFVTSNGFRSQSGSYYSSSGSSGYSGARRGYSGYHQYAPDRTAYPTRSYTGGLTEEEQLEAAIRNSLNDRGQTSHRGNPPPYGFRHSGEGIR; encoded by the exons ATGCGGAACCGACAGAGGGGATCTCTGGGATTGATGCTCCTGGCCTCCCAGCTGTTCCAAGTGGGTCTGGACAACATTCCCCCCGTCACCCTGGCTGTCCTGGGACTCAATGTGTATCTGTACCTGTTTCCCGCAGCTCCACTGATGCAG GCGTGTGTAAGTGTCCAGCAGGCGTACTGGCTCAAAGACTGGCGCCGCCTCCTTCTGTCTCCACTGCACCATGCAGACGACTGGCACCTCTACTTCAATATGGTGTCCTTCCTCTGGAAAGGCATCAAGCTGGAGAGACGGCTGGGTGGAGCCTGGTTCGCTTACATGCTGTCTGTGTTCTCTCTGCTCACCGGTGTGGtctacctgctgctggaggcagCGTTAACAGAGCTTACAGAGGATCAGTCCTACAGCATGACTTGTGCTGTTGGCTTTTCAG GGGTCTTGTTTGCGCTGAAGGTTGTGAATAACCATTACCACCCTGGAGGCATGACCTATATAAGTGGTATACCTGTGGCTAACAAATATGCTAGTTGGGTGGAACTAGTGCTGATCCACATAACAGCACCTGG GACGTCTTTCATTGGTCACTTGGCGGGTATCCTGGTTGGTCTGCTCTACACAGCTGGACCGCTGAAGGCCGTTATGAAGAAGTGTGCAG GTTTTGTGACATCAAACGGATTTCGCTCCCAGTCCGGTTCGTACTACTCGTCTTCAGGCTCATCAG gctaCAGTGGTGCTCGAAGAGGATACTCAGGATACCATCAGTATGCGCCCGACCGCACTGCATATCCTACAAGGTCTTACACAGGAGGGCTGACAGAGGAAGAGCAGCTGGAGGCAGCAATTAGAAACAGCCTGAATGACAGAG GACAAACCAGCCACAGGGGAAATCCTCCTCCCTACGGTTTCAGGCACTCTGGGGAGGGAATCAGGTGA